In Citrus sinensis cultivar Valencia sweet orange chromosome 2, DVS_A1.0, whole genome shotgun sequence, a single genomic region encodes these proteins:
- the LOC127900267 gene encoding uncharacterized protein LOC127900267, translating into MADEALHGNEDAKPLRDYVVPTMNAPRSSIARPAVQANNVEIKPAIIQMIQTSIQFAGMPNDDPNAYIANFLEICDTFKQNDVSDNAIRLRLFPFSLRDKAKEWLGFILRMLGIIPLAERLGFAFDEAIAELDTLGEESYKDSTLITTVACLQ; encoded by the exons ATGGCTGACGAAGCATTACATGGAAATGAGGATGCCAAACCTTTAAGAGATTATGTTGTGCCTACAATGAATGCTCCTCGTTCAAGCATTGCACGCCCTGCTGTTCAAGCCAATAATGTTGAAATTAAGCCAGCCATTATCCAGATGATTCAGACGTCAATACAGTTTGCTGGGATGCCAAATGATGATCCAAACGCTTATATTGCAAATTTCTTGGAAATTTGTGACACATTTAAGCAAAATGATGTTTCAGACAATGCTATCAGACTAAGGCTTTTTCCGTTCTCACTGAGGGATAAAGCAAAAGAGTG GTTGGGTTTTATTCTGAGAATGTTGGGGATCATTCCTCTAGCTGAGCGTCTTGGTTTT GCTTTTGACGAGGCAATTGCTGAGTTGGATACCCTGGGTGAGGAGTCCTACAAGGATAGCACTTTGATCACCACCGTCGCATGCTTGCAGTAG